One part of the Nostoc sp. PCC 7120 = FACHB-418 genome encodes these proteins:
- the miaA gene encoding tRNA (adenosine(37)-N6)-dimethylallyltransferase MiaA, with protein sequence MTKLIVICGATATGKSGLALNLAMRLGSVILSADSRQVYREFDIGTAKPTLAEQRAVPHYLIDICAPRETMTVADYQEQAQALINSLPVSPLLLVGGTGLYIRSIVQGMKIPRVAPNYELRSQLASLGQTTLYGILQQVDPIAAQKIHPNDPVRTLRAVEVFYITGIPISAQQGENPPDYPILQIGLDCEMERLTERIHKRTEQMITDGLVGEVEYLCQKYGAELPLLNTLGYQEIKQYLTGEISLEAAKELTVLHTRQFAKRQRTWFRASPQIEWFNADHPDLLDIVCQHIQQP encoded by the coding sequence ATGACTAAATTAATCGTAATTTGTGGTGCTACGGCGACAGGTAAATCTGGTTTGGCTTTGAACTTAGCTATGCGGCTGGGTTCTGTGATTCTGAGTGCTGATTCTCGTCAAGTGTATCGTGAATTTGATATTGGTACAGCGAAACCAACGCTAGCAGAACAAAGAGCCGTCCCTCATTATTTAATAGATATCTGCGCTCCTAGAGAGACGATGACAGTTGCAGATTATCAAGAACAGGCACAAGCATTGATTAATTCTTTGCCAGTCTCGCCGCTATTGTTAGTGGGAGGCACAGGTTTATATATACGTTCTATTGTGCAAGGGATGAAGATCCCCAGGGTTGCGCCGAATTATGAATTGCGATCGCAACTCGCCTCTCTAGGTCAAACTACACTCTACGGCATATTACAACAAGTTGATCCCATTGCTGCCCAAAAAATTCATCCCAATGACCCTGTGCGAACTTTACGCGCAGTAGAAGTTTTTTACATTACTGGCATTCCCATATCGGCACAGCAAGGAGAGAATCCGCCAGATTACCCAATTTTACAGATTGGGTTAGATTGTGAAATGGAAAGACTGACTGAGCGGATTCACAAACGCACTGAGCAAATGATAACAGATGGCTTAGTTGGAGAAGTTGAATATCTTTGCCAAAAATATGGTGCTGAGTTACCCTTGTTAAATACTTTAGGTTATCAAGAAATAAAGCAATATTTAACTGGGGAAATTTCCTTAGAAGCAGCCAAAGAATTAACTGTTTTGCATACACGACAATTTGCCAAACGCCAACGCACCTGGTTTAGAGCATCTCCCCAAATTGAGTGGTTTAATGCAGATCATCCTGATTTATTAGATATTGTTTGCCAGCACATACAACAACCGTAG